The Theobroma cacao cultivar B97-61/B2 chromosome 2, Criollo_cocoa_genome_V2, whole genome shotgun sequence genome includes the window gtgcacctcacgttcgggccaccacgtgagtgtaagactcagccaacgccaaagaaCGACTGTGTgttagatgtgaaaacatatttatgggtatgggacatttaacagccttggcggtgtcaatgggataccttgacgaaggtacccgcgagaatgattctggtaggggccaagtttaagaaattcataagccgggaaattttgatgaaaagaaattgtttggtatagattgaaataaattttgtgttatgaacattattgagatataacgattttatattgtctccatctactcgactttagatgcttttgatggtaattgtttactcactgagattatgtaatcataatctcacccctctccctatccatttttcaggctcaggacagtttgttgatagttgattaagacgggAATTAATTTCGGagtgcatcctagaaagtaagggttcgtagccctacactTTCTTGGTCAATTAGGGGCctacgtgtcattgtaaaagtaattttatactttagttatttaatttaaagtatgtatgaatatatttagcttttacaccatgtttttgacgagtttcggtatttttgaagaaaaatgatgaaaatgcccttatgagctagaaaataatattttattattttgatttggaaatgacttatgattttttgaaatgtgagatttaataactgtcgctcactggggagatgcggaagctgatgctaagctttGCTGgttttcgatcggcattcggggtaatgagtgcctatcgggacgtcgcggtggttgtcacgggctcaatgggagttccgggtcgtgacattaggTGGAAGTTTGGTTCCCTTAGGAACCCATACATATCTACCCACTTTATCTCTTTGTATAACAATTCTATAAGAGCAAGATAAGGTCGAATGTCCAAATTTTAAACATGAAGTGCATTTGGAAAaactataatattttttattttctttaataaagaAATTCTTAAGACAAGTTTCTTTTTGTGTAAAGTCATAGCCTATCCCTTCTTTGTTAAATAATGCTCTTTGTAATACCAACATgttattcaatttttgttaGCTATTTTGAAACCAAGAAAGTTTGTCATGCAAATtatcatctttctttttcaacaagtcaatttcattttgcatatttttcatattgtTTTCTAGCTCAACTTGAGCCTTAACTAGATTCTCATTAtcaattttaagttttattatgatgtttttgttttttaaaattctttcttcaaattcaaacATAAGATCATCATAAGCATCTTGAAACTCATCAAATGTATAATCATTCTCTTTGTGAGTActattgttgatttctcacgtAAGTGCACGTATTGTAAACAAGTAATGTAGTAGAAAGTTGAATTCGTTCTCATgttgaattaaattaattcctaatgttaactactaaaattaacacaccttaatcttattcaaacaacctaattattaaaaagaaaaattaaaactaataactaAAGCTAATCTAAAATGTAACATCAAAATTACTTTATAAAATTCGAGTGACTACTAGACCTAAAGTTATGATGTCCcttaatacttcatctgaatatcgtttttctctcttaatttaatttaatggattaagttgttaacttagagtcctaaattatttacaagtctctatcgagtttctaaaaaaaaatctctccTAATTAACTtgctatatgtctatgcaaattaaattgaagaaagattcattaagttcatacTCTAATCCTAGCTAAGTATAGCTTATAGGTATATGTCTAccttatatgcaaatcaaaatacctaatcaactaagtgtattcaaTCATACgttattttattcaaggtctacctaaatctcctttgcTAAAGTTTAActtaggttttcaatttaatctaattggtgatcaggcaatcaaaagcattaagaacaaaatagaataaacaacttttttttaacaacttaaatccatcaaacataagcaaaagagagataaataaatcagactatgtattgagtttaattataatcttagataaataatttagttcctcatcaagtcacaaaacatcatcaaattaagtttaatcATTAAACCAaaccaagaaaacaaaagaataacaaaaaggtaaaaaaaaccctagagtTGTAATCTTGATCCCCCAATCTTCTTGAATCTTTCAAATCTTTCTCAACTTCAATAATACTTTTTCAATAACTTTATGGCTTGATTCTCAGCTCTCAATCTTGGTGTCCCATTATTTTCCCTAAAAGTCCTCtaaaaggttatttttataaggCTTTAAAGTTAGGCTAAggtgggtgaagaaagaagtcaattctaaTTAGGATTTCCTTCTCAGACTACATGAGCCATGACCAACCTCCACCAAGGCCATAGCCTAGACTATTTAATTAGtagaaatcgtaattgctctaggactactACAGTAATTTAactttgacaagattttttACCACCTCCCTTAGTGGGAGCTGCGGCCTACCCcctctgtttttttttatatttttttaaatgcatGGTCTTTAAATGTActtgtaaaataaataaaaaagtttattagtaaataaataattaaataaataaaaataactaaaagtaACTAAAGAGATTAAGTTAGAATGCTTGGGTTACCTCTCAAAAAGCGTTTGATTTATAGTCTTCGGCTTAACTTTTTCTTATTCAAATTACGTCGATAAGCGTGATTAAGGACCTTTAAAGATCAAAATCACCACTTCAATAATGCTTTAATCATTGCCTGTTCATCTTGAAGGTTGATTTATCATCAACTACGTCTACTGTTCCATGAGGATATACTTTTGTCACAATGAAAAGCTCAAACCAACTAGACTTCAGCTTTCCAGGAAATAAGCTTAAACGAGAATTATATAGAAGAACATGTTTGCCAGGCTCAAAGTTTCtctttatgattttttgaTTATGCCATTGTTTTGTCTTGTCTTTATAGATTCTTGCATTCTCATATGCTTCATGACGAAATTCATCCATCTCATTGAGTTGcaaaaaatgtttttctcTGGCTGTTTGaagatcaaaattaagcttttTAATTGCCCAATATGCCTTGTGTTCAAGCTCAACTGGACAATAATAAGCTATTCCAAACACAAATCTATAAGGAGACATCCCAATTAGAGTTTTATATGCCATTCTATAAGCCCATAAAGTATCATCTAACTTTTTTGACCAGTCTTTTATAAAAGGACAGACAatcttctccaaaattcttttaatttttctatttgAAACTTCAGCTTGGCCACTTTTTTGAGGATGATAGGTAGTGATTATTTTTTGCTTGACTCCATATTTGGCCAAGATTgcctcaaaatttttgttataaAAGTGAGACCCTTTATCAATAATTATGGCTCTAGGTGTACCAAAATGTGTGAAGATGTTCTTTTGCCAGAAGTTTGTCACTACCTTAGAGTCCTTCCTTATCAATGCAACAGCTTCAACCCATTTACACGCATAATCAAAAGCAACCAAGATGTATTCATTATTGAAGGATGGAATGAATGGACCCATAAAATCAATCCCCAcacatcaaaaatttcaacttcaaTGATGTTGTTGAAAGGCATCTCATGtctcttaaatatattaacTACTCTTTGACATTTATCACatctttcaacaaaattatgaGCATCTTTGAAAAGAGAAGGCCAGTAAAAACTTGATTGTAGAACCTTTGCAGTAGTTCGTTTTCCCCCATAATGTCTTCCATAATTAGATGAATGgtaatgatgaagaaaatttttgaattcttCTTTAGGAAAACACTTGCTAATTATTTGATCTCCACAATgtttgtaaaaaaaaaggctCATCCCACGTGTAGTATTCAACATCACTCAAGAATTTCTTCATTTGTTGAGAATTAATCTAGAAGAGAAGAGTTTACTCATAAGATAGTTTAGAAAATCAACATACCATGGTAAATTTTTCTGCTTTTCAACATGAAACAATTGCTTATCAGGAAAGGTTTCATTGATCGCTGTTGAATTTCCAACTTGTTCTCCATTCACTAATATGGATAAATGATCTATCACTTAATTTTTTGTACCTTTCTTATCTCGAATTTCCAAGTCAAATTCTTAAAGTAAAAGTACCCATCTTATCAAGCATGGTTTTGCATCCTTTTTCTTGATCAGATATTTAATGGCTGCATGGTTAGTGTAAACAACGACTTTAGTACCAACAACAAAGGAGCGAAATTTATTAAAAGCAAAATCAATAGTAAACAACTTCGTTTCAATTGTAATGTAATTTGCTTGAGTCTTGTTCTATGTTTTGCTAGCATGATAAATAGAATGCAAAATCTTCGTTTTCCCTTGGCTTAAAATTGGGCCAACTGCATAATCAGCAGCATCACACATtagttaaaaagaaagattccAATCAGGAACAATGATTATAGGAGTAGAAATTAAAGTCTTTTTGACTTCAACAAAAACATCATGGCAAgcatcatcaaaattaaaaggagTACAATTTTCTAACATATTAAAAAgtggtttagaaattttaaaaaaatctctaaTGAATCTCTTATAAAATCTAGCATGTAGCAAAAAGCTACGAATGCTTTTAATAAAGGTGGGAGGTGGAAGTTTTTTGATCATTTCAATTTTTGATTTGTCTCCTTCTAAACATTTACTAGAGACTTGATGGCCATGATGCCTTCTTGCACCATAGAGTAACATTTTTCccaatttaaaactaaattagttTCTTCACATCTCTTAAGTACTCTAGCAAGTTTAAATaaacaatcatcaaaattatccaaaaaaaaatgaaaaatcatccataaatacTTCCAAAAACATTTCAACCATATCAGAAAAATTGCCACCATAAAGTGGCTGGAGCATTGCAAAGTCCAAAAGGCATTCTATGAAAAGCAAAAGTTCCATAAAGACAAGTAAAGGTggttttttcttggttttcaaGAGCAATAACAATTTGATTATGACCAGAATAACCATccaaaaagcaataaaaatcCTTACATGCTAATCTATCAAGCATTTGATCAATACAAGAGAGTGGAAAATGATCTTTTCTAGTGgctttgttcaattttctatagTCCATACATACCCTCCATCTAGTCACAGTTCTAATCGGAATGAgctcattattttcattagaAACTACAgtcatatttcttttttaagggACTCATTAGACTGGACTTACCCATgaactataaaaaaataggATAGATAATACCAGCATCTAGCCACttgataatttctttctttaccaCCTTTTTCATTATCGGATTTAGCCTTCGTTGATGCTCAATGGTTGCCTTGTGATTTTCTTCTAAAAGAATTTTGTGCATGCAAATTGGTGGACTAATTCCTTGATGTCTGTAATGGTCCACCTAATTGCTTTTTGGTAGTCTTTTAAAACTCGAAGGAGTTTATTTTCCTATTCAtcagaaagagaagaagaaacaattATTGGTAGTGTAGAAGAATTTCCCAAAAAAGCATATCTTGAATGATTAGGCAGAAGTTTAAGCGCAAGTGAAAAAGGTTCTTCCATTGAAGGCTTGATTGGTTAAGTTgtaattgagaattttaaagaCTCAAATTGGGATTTAGGAAGACGTGATGGGGCATCGAGATGGTTAGCGTATTGAAGAACGTTTTCATCTATAATAtcacatgaaaaaaattaaagatgcTTTTAGTGGATCATCATAATGATTCTCAATAAACACATTATTAGTAATGCTATCTACCTCATTAATCGAGAAACATTCATTATGAtaattggaaaattttaaagctcTAAAATACTAAATGTTACTTGTTGATCTTCAACCTTTAAGGTAAGCTCACCTTTTTCCACATCAATTAAAGCTCGAGCAGTTCTCATGAATGGTCTCCAAAGAATAATTGGTAGTTCACGATCTTCTTCCATatcaagaataataaaatctactagaaaaataaacttaCCTATTTTTACCAAAACATCTTCCACAATACCATAAGGATAGGAGATGGATTAATCAGCAAGTTCTAAAGTAACAAAAGTTGGCTTAATCTCTTCAAAAcctaatattttataaatggaCAAGGgcatcaaatttatatttgcaCCTAAATCACATAAAGCTATAGCAAAACAAAGAGCACCAATAGTGCAAGAAATAGTAAAACTACTTGGATCTTTAAGCTTTGATGGAAGCTTATTCTAAATAATAGCACTGCACTCTTTAGTAAGTGCAACAGTTTTAAACTCTcccaatttcctctttttagATAGGACGTCTTTCAATAATTTAACATATCTTGGCATTTGTTCCAAAGCTTTagcaaaaggaatattaatatgtaacTTTTTAAACATATCAATAAATCTCTAGAATtgtttttcaagttttttcttttgatagcTTTGAGGAAAAGGTGGTAGAGGAGTAGGAGCATATTTtaattgtgatttttcttcttttaaattttcattaaattgttcaaccacaatttccttttttgCATCGTTTTTAGTTTCTTTCACATCAGATagaattgaaatttcaaaatttaaatcctTACTACTTACCTTTTTTCCATTATGGAGATTGATTGCCTTACAATGTTCCTTACCTTCTCTTCCTGGGTTGGGTTCAGTATCACTTGATAAAGTACCATGAAGTCTGTTATTTAGAGCATTGGCAAGTTGGCCCACTTGTGtcttaaaatttcttattgaTGTTGTTTGACTTTGAATGAATGCATCAGTCTTTAtcatgaattgcatgaacatCTTCTTCATTGAAGGCTTTTTCTCTAGCATGGGAACTTTAGATGGAAATCCAAGGGGAAAGTTTGACTTAGATGTTGATGAAGACCCTTGGTTGTAGCTTCATCAGAAATTAAGATGATTCCTCCAACCACGATTATAAGTGTTGGAATATGATTGTTCCGTTGCCCATTTCCAACAAATTGACAAGAGTCAGAATAGATGGGACAATTATCATTGGAACGTCATTCTCCACAAAATTCACATGTCACAAAAAAGCTCTGAATAGCATTAACACttaatttatctattttgATCAGTCATTGTCTTACTTAAAGCagaaacttttttatttttcctcctAAGTCTTCAAAaagtcttttcaatttttggatcAAAATGAACAATTTCTAAATTTCGGACTCTTTGCATACAACAACCAAAAGTACCtgaaaaattaaggaaaagaaATCTTTGAATTAAGATTAAgaatgcttggtattaatattaacaagaaagaattaataatCAACTCCTCAGCAATGACACCAAAAACCTGTTTTTGATTTCTCACATAAATGCATGTATCGTAAATAAGTAATATAGTAGAAAGTAGAATTCGTTCCCATggataattgaattaattccaattgttaactactaaaattaacacacctcaatcttattcaaacaacctaattattaaaaagaaaaattaaaaaaataaataaaactaatataaAATCTATCAACAAAATTACTTTATAAAATTCGAGTGACTGCTAGACCTAAAATTATGATGTGGCttattgttatatatatttgcatgTATCTATATGAATGATATAAGATATTATTTGTATACTTGAAAAAATGTCATCTAAATCAAGAAGGAAACATGACGAGGATAGGCCACCCTTCTTTATACAtagccaaaagaaaaaggttacaagtgaaattttttagGATAATTAATGTGGCAAAAAACTTGAATCATTCATCATAACATACAACCATACATTGATCACATCAAGATAGTTCAATACAAGGCTCTTAAATTTGAGtgggtgatggaagaaaatgaacaCATGAGAGACATGTTTTAATGATAGGCCAAGGCATACAACTATCAAGGCAAAAAAGGCCTCCAACTTCCATTGTCCTCATGCTGCacttgttttatttattagttgGATTGGCACGTGGAATTACGAATTTTGGATTTGgatgaaaggtgaaaaaaaTGTACTGAGTAGTTTTTTTGGGATTAGACATCAGTCATTAGTCAACAagctttctcttttatttctaGTTTCAAGTTACCAAAATATTGCATTGATAAAAGCTTCatttaatatcattttctcTACCTTTCGGCTAAGATGATCCAACATCATGCTAGTGTGACTTATAGTATAAGAGGAAAATGAGTTGTAAGCAAGCCAAATAGTCAATGTGAATAAACCTTTATCATACTAGTACTAGTATTTGTTGGGAAATTGGATTGATCGCATTCATGCCGACTATCTTGCCAAAAGTCCTCCATCACTCATCTATTTTGGTGGAAATTCCTTTTCTGGGCATTCATGACATTATTCATTTTGTTTGGATTATTTGACttatattttagtattttacttgctttttttttcttgttagattttggtttttttacCCATTACAAAAAGGATTTGCAcaattttaacattcaaaGTATTTGATAATTTAGttaagtaattaaataaagaaacaatCCAAATAGAAAGAAGCAATATGGACAAATTCAATCAACGTGTGATTAGCATAGTATGAAAAACTCCACATCCACTTCATCAAATGACATTACGCATAAATCCCCTCATCATTATCCATTAACTTTCCAACAATTTGACACTTAAGTCCAATCATTTGATGACAgaatagagaaaaaataagagatgACAGAATAGAGaaacttaaaacaaaagaaggaAATGTAGTTGCAAACCAATCTCCATTGTCTAAAGAGATCAACGCActtcaaacaaaacaaaaaaaaaaaactcatctTCTCTCACTTTTCTGTTTTCTTATATTAAACCCCCCACCCTTATAAACCATTAATGACtactataatttaaaaaagtttacctttttttttctctttttcttttgggttttttttttttgaactttAAGAGTGGTTTCTTTTGATGGATCCACCAGCTATGATTAGTGATAAGGGGTACAATTTATGGGAGATTTGGCAGTATCCAATGAGTAAATCTAGGATAAGAAAGTGTCAGTTTGGACCCAAGTTGGGTCAGTTCGAAAACCCAAATTGAAAGGTTTTTGGTAATGATCCAATGAGCTTGGAGCACCAGCAACAGATAGGGGGTGGTGTGAAGAGAAGATGTGATGGGGAGAATGAGGCAACTAGGCTTGTCTCCACTAGTAATGGCAATGGCATGGtactcattttcattttcatttcacttGTTGTTTCTCTTTAATGAATTacctttttttatatgaattctAATAATTCAAATGGGCACctctaattttaatttaacatTTTGCTTGTTCCTATCGATTCTTGTTGCTTTAATGggatttcttctttcttagtttctgatgatttttattatatagGAATGTTGAGCAGTGCCATTGAGTATTGATCTTGATTGGTGCTAAGTGAGTAAATTTACCCAACTAATAACTACtgtttttgtattttgtttgtgatttttatattatgtgttcacataaaggaaaatcaaaattttgatatgTCTATGTAGAAATGATGGAAGTAAGCATTGAAAGTAAGCTTTGGATTTAGAATTATAGTTTTGTTAATAATTTGGGTAGAATAATGGTTGTGGGAAGAGACTAAAAGCATTAAAAGGTAGAGATGAGAATCATGATTCTAAAGCTAAAGTAGCACCCAGTTCAGGCAAGCTTGTGGAACAAAAATTGCAACCACCCAAGCCACCTAAACAAGATTACATCCGTGTGCGAGCAAGAAAGGGTCAAGCAATTAACAATCACAATTTAGCGAAAAAAGTAATTTGCTTCAAGATAGGCCTAAAATCATTATGAAATCATTAGGACGAATAAtgaccaaaaaaaatttggtaCAAAGGACAAGCATTTTGATTTTGGAACTTATTACtaacctttttattttattatgtgtTACTATTTTTACCATCATTATGGAGTTTTGGCATTTTGGTCAAATATCATAGCATCTGACAAACTTAGAGGTTTTGAATATGTTTCACTAATCTGAATCATTTCATAGGCAAGTTAAGAGAGAAAAGGTTCgtgaaagaatgaaaattcaTCAAGATTTGGTCCCTGGTTGCAATAAAGTAAACCATGGAATTtctaaattgaatattttctaCCAATTATATGCAGATTTGTTCAATATTTTgtgaataagaaaaattaatgacCGGTGTCTTGTGATCTATCTCTATTTTTTAGTTGATAACTTATTTGGTAACCTGGTCTGGTATTTTTCTATTACTCATGTAAAACTCGACcttataaatacatgtcatgacatatatGCACTTAGTAACATGTTATTACGTTAGGaaagtcctaagaatagacgaaatccggtattgtacctaacggtacacttgagttgatttaacctcgaactagttcaaataggaatcgtaggatgaaatttaatattttacagtccaggaatgactaaaaatgattgtttggagttcgagggttcattaagggtaaaattgaaaattttgatgttcaggggtaaaatcgtaattttaccacctaagataataatttcataatggagtgaaatttttgatcaagattaactatttggagtataatttaatgataggaagtgaaaaagtttaattctggtgatctttggagtgtaggggcaaaatcataattttaccacccgcggacaaaatttgagattttgagagaatttagatcaaattcgacaaattggagaatggtatgagtataagggataaaaactatgtctatgggcaatttttcagttttttgggtaaaaatgtaatttttcacttttaagagggtaaaagtgtaaattttaaaaattactccaccgagactttggataagtctgagaattttatctaagctatgaatatgtgggacaagtgtatggtgaaaatttggaaacaaatggatgaaattttaaaaatgggctaatgaaaaagtgacacgtggtatttttttaatgatataatattattttaatgaaaagtcaacccatttaaatcccattttaagtgctggccggccataaggaagaacaagagaggaaatagagaggaaaggaagaaaaaaagaaaaaccaaagagaaacaagaaaattcaaagggaaattcNNNNNNNNNNNNNNNNNNNNNNNNNNNNNNNNNNNNNNNNNNNNNNNNNNNNNNNNNNNNNNNNNNNNNNNNNNNNNNNNNNNNNNNNNNNNNNNNNNNNNNNNNNNNNNNNNNNNNNNNNNNNNNNNNNNNNNNNNNNNNNNNNNNNNNNNNNNNNNNNNNNNNNNNNNNNNNNNNNNNNNNNNNNNNNNNNNNNNNNNNNNNNNNNNNNNNNNNNNNNNNNNNNNNNNNNNNNNNNNNNNNNNNNNNNNNNNNNNNNNNNNNNNNNNNNNNNNNNNNNNNNNNNNNNNNNNNNNNNNNNNNNNNNNNNNNNNNNNNNNNNNNNNNNNNNNNNNNNNNNNNNNNNNNNNNNNNNNNNNNNNNNNNNNNNNNNNNNNNNNNNNNNNNNNNNNNNNNNNNNNNNNNNNNNNNNNNNNNNNNNNNNNNNNNNNNNNNNNNNNNNNNNNNNNNNNNNNNNNNNNNNNNNNNNNNNNNNNNNNNNNNNNNNNNNNNNNNNNNNNNNNNNNNNNNNNNNNNNNNNNNNNNNNNNNNNNNNNNNNNNNNNNNNNNNNNNNNNNNNNNNNNNNNNNNNNNNNNNNNNNNNNNNNNNNNNNNNNNNNNNNNNNNNNNNNNNNNNNNNNNNNNNNNNNNNNNNNNNNNNNNNNNNNNNNNNNNNNNNNNNNNNNNNNNNNNNNNNNNNNNNNNNNNNNNNNNNNNNNNNNNNNNNNNNNNNNNNNNNNNNNNNNNNNNNNNNNNNNNNNNNNNNNNNNNNNNNNNNNNNNNNNNNNNNNNNNNNNNNNNNNNNNNNNNNNNNNNNNNNNNNNNNNNNNNNNNNNNNNNNNNNNNNNNNNNNNNNNNNNNNNNNNNNNNNNNNNNNNNNNNNNNNNNNNNNNNNNNNNNNNNNNNNNNNNNNNNNNNNNNNNNNNNNNNNNNNNNNNNNNNNNNNNNNNNNNNNNNNNNNNNNNNNNNNNNNNNNNNNNNNNNNNNNNNNNNNNNNNNNNNNNNNNNNNNNNNNNNNNNNNNNNNNNNNNNNNNNNNNNNNNNNNNNNNNNNNNNNNNNNNNNNNNNNNNNNNNNNNNNNNNNNNNNNNNNNNNNNNNNNNNNNNNNNNNNNNNNNNNNNNNNNNNNNNNNNNNNNNNNNNNNNNNNNNNNNNNNNNNNNNNNNNNNNNNNNNNNNNNNNNNNNNNNNNNNNNNNNNNNNNNNNNNNNNNNNNNNNNNNNNNNNNNNNNNNNNNNNNNNNNNNNNNNNNNNNNNNNNNNNNNNNNNNNNNNNNNNNNNNNNNNNNNNNNNNNNNNNNNNNNNNNNNNNNNNNNNNNNNNNNNNNNNNNNNNNNNNNNNNNNNNNNNNNNNNNNNNNNNNNNNNNNNNNNNNNNNNNNNNNNNNNNNNNNNNNNNNNNNNNNNNNNNNNNNNNNNNNtttaaacttgcctccattttactcgcctttagatatttatgataatgtctgtttactcattgggattacaaaaatctcacccacctcctttccaaacatttcaggtctatggtagcttgtagataccctattttgtcgaggattccagttgacatctctaccacacagacaataggtttctagcaccaacactgggtgtattttgggccacttgtcattgtaaccattattgtacattataactttagtaaatttttgtatgtatgaatttattttagttacacattacaaaagatttcttacacgtgtttcgataaatattgttttatataaaaaaatactatattttaattaatattttgaatagtgatattttctataaatccttttaaaaaaattttctttagatTTATTGTGCCGGAAACAACcggtaattgttttaaatggaatgtttaacaacgattgctcataggaaaggaaagaaactgatatgtaagccttgcggggttccggttggcattccgagtaatgagtgtcaattgggacgtcgcagaggttgtcatgggcccgaaagaggttccgggtcgtgacaactcATGAtatcaattattttcaatttcccTGACTATGGCATATTTTAAGCTACTTTCTAAGTTGGTTTTTTTAGACTCAAGTTATTGGCAAAGCACTTGTCCtttatgataattaattatattcacTCACTACAAGGTCAGGTTGAGGTATGAGTCCTTCTAATTGTGTATTACTGTAattattttagattatttGACTAGGACTTGCTTTCTGATAACTTATTGGTGTTGCAGTTCTTGTCAATGAAGCTTGAGACAATCAATTCAAGAATGAACTTTGGCATTGAAGTATTTCCTCCTAAAGATGTAAGtctttgttttgttgttgactgtgtagttttat containing:
- the LOC18609319 gene encoding transcription factor BPE produces the protein MDKFNQRVISIVFGNDPMSLEHQQQIGGGVKRRCDGENEATRLVSTSNGNGMNNGCGKRLKALKGRDENHDSKAKVAPSSGKLVEQKLQPPKPPKQDYIRVRARKGQAINNHNLAKKREKVRERMKIHQDLVPGCNKLLAKHLSFMIINYIHSLQGQVEFLSMKLETINSRMNFGIEVFPPKDYGQQTFDTTSMAFGSQATRE